In Daphnia magna isolate NIES linkage group LG5, ASM2063170v1.1, whole genome shotgun sequence, a single genomic region encodes these proteins:
- the LOC116935925 gene encoding cell division control protein 6 homolog, with protein MSPAAQNQINFPCRKLSVRRKMDFDRDLASPTKSPRKETSDVANEAEQSVRLTRSSSRRAQTPTPSIPHAVRLSPRKVHRNLFKNTVASSPAKEAPLSLMTKICSPKKAAVRGNEENHKGGALLNSPVKLKLHHPNVTSFAKARQALHTTTPSTIFCRDKELAVIENFMRPLIDERKPGSMYISGRPGTGKTACVTHILSNKTFSGRFELIFVNCMLLRTPASIFQHIAQQLDAKWNASAREALPFLEDRLTDTGPMIVLVLDEIDQMSTRDQSVLYAIFELPALKNSRLILIGLANALDLTDRALVRLQSRVNFKPVLLNFSPYSKQDIATILSQRIQEAVTEDVGNVIAPSALQYLGGKISSTSGDLRKAIDICRRAVELAETTAKKQLVLAPSNSESQNSGSVPTNKCVNIPLLCKMMGSVESSAFCSANSDDMDDTPLQQKLIIVTLLVLVKMGKSKQVTLGKLHQSYSKVCSKYGVTAIDFDEFAHTCSLVESRGIVTLKKKGNTRLAPICLRLDEREVESTLKDKTLLSSILAQGSLFV; from the exons ATGTCGCCTGCTGCACAGAACCAAATAAATTTTCCTTGCCGAAAATTAAGCGTACGTCGAAAGATGGATTTTGACCGTGATCTCGCTAGTCCTACAAAATCGCCTCGTAAAG aaacaagtgaTGTAGCTAATGAGGCTGAGCAGTCAGTGAGGTTGACTCGATCTTCATCAAGGAGAGCTCAGACACCAACTCCTTCCATACCTCATGCAGTTCGCTTAAGTCCTAGAAAAGTCCATAGAAATCTCTTCAAAAATACTGTTGCTTCTTCTCCTGCTAAAGAAGCACCATTGAGTTTGATGACCAAAATATGCAGTCCTAAAAAAGCTGCTGTGagaggaaatgaagaaaatcacAAAGGAGGTGCTCTGTTGAATTCTCCGGTTAAATTGAAACTGCATCACCCAAATG TTACAAGCTTTGCTAAGGCACGCCAAGCCCTTCATACTACAACTCCAAGCACTATTTTTTGCAGAGATAAAGAGCTGGCCGTAATTGAGAATTTTATGAGGCCCCTTATTGATGAAAGAAAACCAGGCAGCATGTACATATCAGGAAGGCCAGGAACAGGCAAAACTGCATGTGTAACACACATCTTGTCCAACAAAACT TTCTCAGGAAGGtttgagttaatttttgtCAACTGCATGTTACTTCGCACCCCTGCCTCTATATTCCAACACATTGCTCAGCAGCTGGATGCAAAATGGAATGCTTCTGCCAGAGAAGCATTACCATTTCTGGAAGACAGACTCACAGACACGGGACCTATGat TGTTCTCGTTTTGGATGAAATTGACCAAATGTCAACCAGAGATCAATCTGTCTTATACGCGATCTTTGAACTGCCAGCATTGAAAAACTCACGACTGATTTTAATAGGCTTAGCTAATGCTTTGGACCTTACTGACCGAGCCTTGGTTCGGCTGCAAAGCCGAGTAAATTTCAAGCCCGTTCTTCTCAATTTCTCACCTTACTCAAAACAAGACATTGCAACCATTTTAAGCCAGCGAATCCAGGAAGCTGTCACGGAGGATGTTGGCAATGTGATAGCTCCCTCGGCTCTCCAATACTTGGGGGGTAAAATATCTTCTACCTCCGGTGACCTCCGCAAAGCCATTGATATCTGCAGGCGAGCTGTCGAATTGGCcgaaacaacagcaaaaaagcAACTGGTGTTGGCACCGTCGAATTCTGAATCTCAAAACAGCGGATCTGTTCCGACTAACAAATGCGTGAACATCCCTCTTCTGTGTAAGATGATGGGCTCAGTTGAAAGTAGTGCCTTCTGCTCTGCCAACAGCGATGACATGGACGATACTCCTCTGCAGCAGAAGCTTATTATTGTGACACTTCTCGTGCTAGTCAAAATGGGAAAATCAAAGCAAGTGACACTGGGAAAACTGCATCAGTCATACAGCAAAGTCTGCTCCAAGTACGGTGTGACAGCCATAGACTTTGATGAATTCGCGCACACCTGTTCCTTGGTCGAGAGCCGAGGCATAGTGACTTTGAAGAAAAAGGGTAATACTCGTCTTGCCCCTATATGTCTACGACTTGACGAGCGTGAAGTAGAGTCTACACTTAAGGACAAAACTCTTTTATCCTCAATCCTGGCACAGGGgtctttatttgtttaa
- the LOC123472377 gene encoding carboxypeptidase A1-like: protein MSENLNDKNNTTWAQRIAIFNGEKAIDVENYHTYEEVMAYLAELANTNPLVSTKVGGTSEEGRDIVQANISSGLSANKPVHFFDCNIHAREWITAATCVWIIDQITTGYGSYPEITSLVDQYDWKFVPIANPDGYAYTWNTDRNWRKNRLVNNESTCVGVDANRNFPIGFAGSGSSSDPCSGTYHGIAAFSECEASAFRDLIAADRGRVKTTISHMHSYSQMFLSPYGYTTDLPAEYPEMFRAMEIAVDALTSTYGTPYTYGNTAVTILASGDTTDHYYESEGVVHSYTIELRDSGTYGFQLPPDQIVPTATETWNGLKAMINAI from the exons ATGTCGGAGAACTTGAACGACAAGAACAACACAACATGGGCACAACGCATTGCAATCTTTAACGGTGAAAAGGCTATTGATGTCGAGAATTATCACACGTACGAAGAG GTGATGGCCTATTTAGCCGAATTGGCTAACACCAACCCATTAGTTTCAACAAAGGTTGGAGGAACAAGCGAAGAAGGTCGTGATATCGTCCAAGCGAATATTAGCAGTGGTCTTTCAGCAAACAAACCGGTCCACTTTTTCGATTGCAATATCCATGCTAGAGAGTGGATTACAGCGGCTACTTGCGTGTGGATCATCGACCAg ATAACAACTGGATATGGTTCCTATCCGGAGATTACTTCGCTCGTTGACCAGTACGATTGGAAATTTGTTCCTATTGCCAATCCAGATGGATACGCCTATACTTGGAATACT GATCGCAATTGGAGGAAGAATCGTCTTGTTAACAATGAATCGACGTGCGTCGGTGTCGATGctaaccgcaattttccgATCGGTTTTGCTGGATCTGGTTCCTCCAGCGATCCCTGTTCAGGAA CTTATCATGGAATTGCCGCATTCTCCGAGTGCGAGGCCAGCGCATTTAGA GACTTGATTGCCGCTGATCGTGGCAGAGTTAAAACAACTATCTCTCATATGCATTCTTATTCACAAATGTTTCTTTCACCTTACGGCTACACCACCGATTTACCTGCGGAATATCCTGAGATG ttCCGTGCCATGGAAATCGCTGTGGATGCGTTAACATCCACGTACGGGACACCCTATACCTACGGAAATACCGCTGTTACCATTT TGGCATCTGGTGACACCACGGATCATTACTACGAGAGCGAAGGGGTTGTTCATTCATACACTATAGAACTTCGAGACTCGGGTACTTATGGTTTCCAATTACCGCCTGATCAAATTGTTCCAACGGCCACCGAAACCTGGAATGGATTGAAAGCAATGATCAATGCTATTTGA
- the LOC123472471 gene encoding carboxypeptidase A1-like isoform X2: MKIPFAVLCSSLLLSISVTANVDYSGHVVIRAIPETKDQLELLDDWFSQTTSFLDFWFPPSKINKFVDIRVHPEWYNHVVETLTRMNINHKIHIADVGELVRQEQETIALRRALYSGKAIDLENYHTYEEVTFLLG, from the exons atgaagattCCCTTCGCAGTTTTATGTAGTAGTTTGCTTTTATCAATTTCAGTGACAGCAAACGTCGATTACTCCGG GCATGTTGTGATCCGTGCGATTCCCGAGACGAAAGACCAACTGGAACTTTTGGATGATTGGTTCTCGCAAACGACCAGCTTCCTCGACTTCTGGTTCCCACCGAGTAAAATTAACAAGTTTGTCGACATTCGCGTCCATCCCGAATG GTACAACCATGTGGTTGAAACCTTAACTCGTATGAACATTAATCATAAAATCCATATTGCTGATGTTGGTGAGTTGGTGCGACAGGAACAAGAGACCATCGCTCTCCGACGCGCACTTTACAGTGGAAAAGCAATTGATCTTGAAAATTATCACACGTACGAAGAG GTGACGTTCTTACTTGGCTGA
- the LOC123472471 gene encoding uncharacterized protein LOC123472471 isoform X1 has protein sequence MKIPFAVLCSSLLLSISVTANVDYSGHVVIRAIPETKDQLELLDDWFSQTTSFLDFWFPPSKINKFVDIRVHPEWYVSSSIRLYMLFNLYTVNRYNHVVETLTRMNINHKIHIADVGELVRQEQETIALRRALYSGKAIDLENYHTYEEVTFLLG, from the exons atgaagattCCCTTCGCAGTTTTATGTAGTAGTTTGCTTTTATCAATTTCAGTGACAGCAAACGTCGATTACTCCGG GCATGTTGTGATCCGTGCGATTCCCGAGACGAAAGACCAACTGGAACTTTTGGATGATTGGTTCTCGCAAACGACCAGCTTCCTCGACTTCTGGTTCCCACCGAGTAAAATTAACAAGTTTGTCGACATTCGCGTCCATCCCGAATGGTACGTTTCATCTTCAATCAGGTTGTACATGTTATTTAATCTGTATACCGTTAACAGGTACAACCATGTGGTTGAAACCTTAACTCGTATGAACATTAATCATAAAATCCATATTGCTGATGTTGGTGAGTTGGTGCGACAGGAACAAGAGACCATCGCTCTCCGACGCGCACTTTACAGTGGAAAAGCAATTGATCTTGAAAATTATCACACGTACGAAGAG GTGACGTTCTTACTTGGCTGA